A DNA window from Entelurus aequoreus isolate RoL-2023_Sb linkage group LG24, RoL_Eaeq_v1.1, whole genome shotgun sequence contains the following coding sequences:
- the LOC133641542 gene encoding uncharacterized protein K02A2.6-like, producing the protein MASTQISHPEPFDFSNPSGWPRWIRRFERFRVVSGLTEKEEEYQVNSLLYAMGDAADDILAVLPLTDENKKKYDTVKEAFEQHCVGKHNVIFERAQFNMRFQQDGESAEAFITTVHKLAEHCNYRDLKEELIRDRIVVGINDRRLSEQLQMDSELTLVKTIQRVRQSETVKKQQTLMYNTAGEGDSKINLDAVQTRFQRLGKKPQHSNKGQRSDTQGEKECGRCGKGRRHAWKDCPAKDVECRKCRKIGHYAVACFRGKAVNTVTECQSDGDNDQEDYAFLGEVQTQTTRPWMENILLNGEAINFKIDTGADVTSIPESVFKPTRDGKLEKPLKKLFGPGRNPLNVKGCFQGKMLAKGLFTDQHVYVVAGLTQPLLGLPAIEAMQLVHRAEAVTATQPETDFKAAYPAVFHGLGELKEPYRIELKKGATPYALSTPRRVPLPLREKVREELDRMETMGVISKVTEPTAWCSGMVVVPKPKQDKLRICVDLTKLNKAVKRERHILPSVDQTLAMMSEAKVFTKLDARSGFWQIPLTPKSRPLTTFITPFGRYLFNRLPFGIKSAPEHFQRRMSQMLEDFEGVLCHADDVLVYGRDRQEHDQRLHSVLQKMQEEGLTLNEKCEFAKEHMIFVGHKVSAKGIEPDPNKTKAILQMPEPECAEDVRRLIGMANYLSKFLPQLATVTVPLKDLLREKNEWVWGEPQQTAFQKLKEGLSSPTALAKYSNAAETQVAADASAYGIGAVLTQKQADGSWQPVTFISRGLTDTEKRYAQIEKEALAATWACERLTSYVQGLHFTLLTDHKPLVPLLSTRGLDDLPPRVLRFRLRLLRYDYDIVHVPGKNLITADTLSRAPLQDKMSPGDLELEREVQVFVNAVVSSLPATDTRLEEIKRAQQADETCKTVSHYCLTEWPEKHTLRPDVAPYWKVRADLYLADDLLMKGERLVIPQALRREIMTKLHEGHQGISKCRSRAKESVWWPGITAHIREAVDQCETCQKYRIQYREPLMETTVPDRPWQKVHRGGRAQSYDI; encoded by the exons ATGGCATCTACACAAATATCACACCCAGAACCATTTGACTTCTCAAATCCGTCAGGATGGCCAAGATGGATCAGAAGGTTTGAGAGATTTCGTGTTGTATCTGGATTAACAGAGAAAGAAGAGGAGTATCAGGTGAATTCACTTCTCTATGCTATGGGAGATGCAGCAGATGATATTTTGGCAGTTTTACCGTTGACTGATGAAAACAAAAAGAAGTATGATACAGTTAAAGAAGCATTTGAGCAGCACTGTGTGGGAAAACACAATGTGATTTTTGAAAGGGCCCAGTTTAACATGAGGTTCCAACAAGATGGAGAGAGTGCAGAAGCATTCATCACCACTGTGCACAAGTTAGCAGAACATTGTAACTATAGAGATCTGAAGGAAGAGCTAATAAGAGACAGAATTGTGGTTGGAATAAATGACAGGAGGCTGTCAGAACAGCTACAGATGGACTCAGAATTGACCCTGGTGAAGACAATACAAAGAGTGAGACAAAGTGAAACTGTTAAGAAACAACAGACATTAATGTACAACACTGCTGGAGAAGGAGACTCCAAGATAAATTTAGATGCTGTTCAGACAAGGTTTCAGCGCCTGGGGAAAAAGCCTCAACACTCAAACAAAGGCCAAAGGTCAGACACTCAAGGAGAAAAAGAGTGTGGCCGATGTGGAAAAGGACGCAGACATGCATGGAAAGACTGCCCAGCTAAAGATGTAGAATGTCGCAAGTGTCGCAAAATTGGACATTATGCAGTGGCCTGTTTCAGAGGGAAAGCAGTAAACACAGTCACAGAGTGCCAGTCAGACGGTGACAATGATCAGGAGGACTATGCTTTTCTAGGTGAGGTGCAAACACAGACTACAAGGCCTTGGATGGAAAATATACTACTCAACGGGGAAGCCATTAATTTTAAAATCGACACAGGAGCTGACGTGACATCCATACCGGAAAGTGTCTTTAAACCAACACGAGATGGCAAGTTGGAGAAACCACTTAAGAAACTGTTTGGACCGGGACGCAACCCCCTGAATGTAAAGGGCTGTTTCCAGGGGAAAATGCTGGCAAAAGGCCTCTTTACAGACCAACATGTTTATGTTGTGGCAGGACTGACACAACCACTTCTGGGACTACCAGCCATAGAGGCCATGCAACTGGTTCACAGAGCAGAGGCTGTCACAGCGACACAGCCTGAAACAGATTTCAAAGCAGCGTATCCAGCGGTGTTCCATGGGCTTGGTGAGCTGAAGGAGCCGTACCGCATAGAGCTGAAAAAAGGAGCGACACCTTATGCTCTCTCAACACCCAGACGGGTCCCACTGCCACTGAGAGAGAAAGTGCGTGAAGAACTGGATAGAATGGAAACTATGGGAGTCATATCAAAAGTGACAGAACCAACGGCTTGGTGCTCTGGAATGGTTGTGGTTCCAAAACCAAAGCAGGACAAACTCAGGATCTGTGTAGATCTCACAAAGCTAAACAAAGCAGTGAAAAGAGAACGCCATATTCTTCCTTCCGTCGACCAAACACTTGCGATGATGTCAGAGGCAAAGGTTTTCACAAAACTAGATGCTCGATCTGGATTTTGGCAAATCCCATTAACCCCAAAATCACGACCATTAACCACATTCATCACTCCTTTTGGGAGATATCTGTTCAACCGCCTGCCCTTTGGGATCAAATCCGCTCCAGAACATTTTCAAAGAAGGAtgtcacaaatgttggaggatttTGAGGGCGTGCTGTGTCATGCAGATGATGTTCTTGTGTATGGCCGTGACAGACAGGAACATGACCAAAGACTGCACAGTGTGCTCCAGAAAATGCAGGAGGAAGGCCTCACTTTGAACGAGAAGTGTGAGTTTGCTAAGGAGCACATGATCTTTGTTGGTCACAAGGTTTCGGCAAAAGGCATCGAGCCCgacccaaacaaaacaaaagcgatTCTTCAGATGCCAGAGCCTGAATGCGCGGAGGATGTGCGCCGCCTAATAGGCATGGCAAATTACCTGTCCAAATTCTTGCCACAACTGGCTACTGTCACCGTGCCCCTGAAAGACCTACTGAGGGAGAAAAATGAGTGGGTCTGGGGGGAACCTCAACAGACTGCTTTTCAAAAGCTGAAAGAAGGACTGAGCTCACCGACAGCACTTGCTAAATATTCAAATGCAGCAGAGACTCAAGTAGCAGCAGATGCATCAGCATACGGAATAGGTGCTGTTCTCACGCAGAAACAGGCTGATGGCTCATGGCAACCAGTGACGTTTATTTCAAGAGGACTGACAGATACAGAGAAGCGCTATGCGCAGATTGAAAAGGAGGCGCTGGCAGCAACATGGGCGTGCGAAAGACTGACCTCCTACGTGCAGGGTCTACACTTCACACTCCTGACAGACCATAAGCCCCTGGTCCCACTGTTGAGCACCAGAGGTTTGGATGATCTGCCACCAAGGGTTCTGAGATTTCGTCTGCGACTCCTGAGGTATGATTATGACATTGTTCATGTCCCAGGGAAAAACCTCATCACTGCAGACACGCTGTCTAGAGCGCCGCTTCAGGACAAGATGTCACCTGGTGACTTGGAACTTGAAAGAGAGGTCCAGGTGTTTGTGAATGCTGTTGTGTCCTCACTCCCCGCTACAGACACACGATTGGAAGAAATTAAACGGGCACAACAAGCAgatgaaacatgcaaaacagtGTCACACTACTGTCTGACAGAATGGCCGGAAAAACACACGCTGAGGCCAGACGTTGCCCCCTACTGGAAGGTCAGAGCAGACCTGTATCTTGCAGATGACCTTCTCATGAAAGGCGAGAGACTGGTGATACCACAAGCACTCAGAAGGGAGATCATGACTAAACTTCACGAAGGTCATCAAGGAATCTCCAAATGTCGCTCTAGAGCCAAGGAATCGGTATGGTGGCCTGGAATCACTGCCCACATCAGAGAGGCAGTGGACCAGTGTGAAACGTGCCAAAAATATAGAATCCAGTACAGAGAGCCGCTGATGGAGACCACAGTACCAGATCGCCCATGGCAAAAG GTACATCGAGGTGGCAGAGCTCAGAGTTACGACATCTGA